A genomic segment from Prochlorothrix hollandica PCC 9006 = CALU 1027 encodes:
- a CDS encoding class I SAM-dependent methyltransferase — protein MKEALLEPVLRAMRLSRVIKHINPGTKLLDIGCGVNANFLKSLSGKLDQGYGLDFKVDTQTPENIHLQQSYLTDKLPFEDNFFDYVTMLAVLEHIEYDVDILKEIKRVLKPNAKLILTVPSVWSQPVLEFLAFKIKIVSATEIADHKRYYNFENLHKSIIEDSGFTSMSHRYFQLRMNNFCIAIK, from the coding sequence ATGAAAGAAGCTTTGTTAGAACCTGTTCTGAGAGCAATGCGCTTATCCCGGGTCATTAAACATATTAATCCTGGAACGAAATTGCTAGATATTGGTTGTGGCGTAAATGCAAACTTTCTCAAATCCTTATCTGGTAAGTTAGATCAAGGTTACGGACTAGACTTTAAAGTAGATACACAAACACCAGAAAATATACATCTACAACAATCATACTTAACTGATAAACTTCCTTTTGAAGACAATTTTTTCGATTATGTTACGATGCTTGCCGTTCTTGAGCACATAGAATATGACGTTGATATTCTGAAAGAAATAAAAAGAGTTTTAAAGCCTAATGCAAAACTGATTTTGACAGTTCCTAGCGTATGGTCTCAGCCTGTACTTGAATTTTTAGCATTTAAGATTAAAATCGTAAGTGCTACTGAAATCGCAGACCACAAGCGCTATTATAATTTTGAAAATTTGCACAAATCGATCATTGAAGATTCTGGATTCACATCTATGAGCCACAGATATTTTCAATTGAGAATGAACAACTTCTGTATTGCCATTAAGTGA
- a CDS encoding PD-(D/E)XK nuclease domain-containing protein, with protein MLESFEIERINPITLLFQTGYLTIKRTFVRRDRFMLALDVPNLEVRLALNDWFIDAYADTIHTKSDLQDQFHLLLETGDLPGLCGLIDRLFSSIPWRNFTNNNLAHFEGYYASVLYAFFAALDARIIPEDITNQGQADLTIMLGNHIYVMEFKVIPGETVTDNPALEQLQQRQYASKYRGQPGKTVHEVGLVFSEAKRGLLQADWC; from the coding sequence GTGTTAGAGTCCTTCGAGATCGAGCGGATTAACCCCATAACTCTGTTGTTTCAGACAGGCTACCTGACTATTAAACGCACCTTTGTCCGACGCGATCGTTTCATGCTTGCCTTGGATGTTCCTAACTTGGAAGTGCGTCTGGCTTTAAACGATTGGTTTATTGATGCCTACGCCGATACCATTCACACCAAAAGTGATCTTCAGGATCAGTTTCACCTCCTCCTAGAAACCGGAGATTTGCCTGGACTCTGTGGACTGATCGATCGCTTGTTCAGTTCCATTCCCTGGCGAAACTTTACGAACAATAACCTTGCTCACTTTGAAGGTTATTATGCTTCTGTTTTATATGCCTTCTTTGCCGCTTTAGATGCACGAATTATTCCCGAAGATATTACCAACCAAGGACAAGCTGACCTGACCATTATGCTGGGGAACCATATTTATGTTATGGAATTTAAGGTTATTCCTGGAGAAACGGTGACCGACAATCCAGCCCTAGAGCAGCTACAACAGCGTCAATATGCCAGTAAATATCGAGGACAACCGGGGAAAACTGTCCATGAAGTCGGCTTAGTCTTTAGTGAAGCCAAGCGGGGACTATTGCAGGCAGATTGGTGTTAG
- a CDS encoding aspartyl protease family protein — translation MTTIVDFSERVMGKVHTVLTVINRADQIRLRDGTIAADAVRSIDLREVLVDTGATTLCLPPELIARLGLDLLKEVEATTATGVRSVRIFQDAKICLCGREGTFECLELPGGLDPL, via the coding sequence ATGACGACGATCGTTGATTTTTCAGAACGGGTGATGGGTAAGGTTCATACGGTCTTAACGGTGATTAATCGGGCGGATCAGATTCGCCTCCGGGATGGAACAATTGCAGCGGATGCGGTGCGATCGATCGATCTGCGGGAGGTGTTGGTGGATACGGGTGCGACAACGTTGTGTTTGCCACCGGAGTTGATTGCTCGGTTGGGGCTGGATTTATTGAAGGAGGTGGAGGCGACGACGGCAACGGGGGTGCGATCGGTGCGAATCTTTCAGGATGCGAAGATTTGCCTCTGTGGGCGGGAGGGGACGTTTGAGTGTTTGGAGTTGCCGGGTGGGTTGGATCCGCTGTT
- a CDS encoding PD-(D/E)XK nuclease domain-containing protein encodes MEFKVIPGETVTDNPALEQLQQRQYASKYRGQPGKTVHEVGLVFSEAKRGLLQADWC; translated from the coding sequence ATGGAATTTAAGGTTATTCCTGGAGAAACGGTGACCGACAATCCAGCCCTAGAGCAGCTACAACAGCGTCAATATGCCAGTAAATATCGAGGACAACCGGGAAAAACTGTCCATGAAGTCGGCTTAGTCTTTAGTGAAGCCAAGCGGGGACTATTGCAGGCAGATTGGTGTTAG
- a CDS encoding ABC transporter permease yields MKTITIDGVSLQRYIELLHVLVERNLKARYRGSFLGVYWSLLNPLIMTGLYTAIFGANFAEYYNNSTVSYILAAFTGLVVINFYSASTSQALSSIVGNGGLLNKIKLPVSIFPVSMIVANIWQFFVGVLPILAITTLLTSQSLINLSGLFFILIALGLVCSGVGFFVGTLYVFFRDLPYFYELVCFVVWISSPVFYPAEIVPEQVKPFLLLNPLTSIIESLRQISLSGEPPSLLILSRAILTGLISLGLGWSFFQWQKDNFMDLI; encoded by the coding sequence ATGAAAACAATTACTATTGATGGTGTATCGTTACAAAGATATATAGAGCTATTGCATGTTTTAGTTGAACGTAACCTTAAGGCTCGGTATCGTGGGTCATTTTTGGGGGTTTACTGGTCTCTTCTGAATCCCCTAATCATGACGGGCTTGTATACTGCTATTTTTGGGGCAAATTTTGCTGAATACTATAATAATTCGACTGTAAGCTATATTTTGGCTGCTTTTACAGGGTTGGTTGTTATCAATTTTTATAGTGCTTCTACATCACAGGCTCTATCTAGCATTGTTGGTAATGGAGGTTTGTTGAATAAAATAAAATTGCCTGTTAGTATTTTTCCAGTTTCAATGATTGTTGCTAACATCTGGCAGTTTTTTGTTGGGGTCTTGCCTATTTTAGCAATTACTACTCTTTTAACTTCCCAAAGTTTAATAAATTTATCTGGACTCTTCTTTATTTTGATTGCCCTAGGTTTAGTTTGTTCAGGAGTAGGTTTTTTTGTGGGGACTTTATATGTTTTTTTCCGAGATTTACCTTATTTTTACGAGCTAGTTTGTTTTGTTGTCTGGATTAGTAGTCCTGTTTTTTATCCAGCCGAAATTGTTCCTGAACAAGTCAAACCTTTCTTACTTCTGAATCCTTTAACTTCGATTATTGAATCGTTACGACAAATTTCCCTATCGGGTGAGCCACCTAGTCTTCTAATTCTCAGTAGGGCTATATTAACTGGCCTAATTTCCTTGGGTCTAGGCTGGTCATTCTTTCAGTGGCAAAAGGATAACTTCATGGATCTAATTTGA
- a CDS encoding ABC transporter ATP-binding protein: MSEIIRLDDVSLWRRTQEEFSYDLKKTLLSFTEGKYQKPAKKLVIDSINLKIDAGEKVGIIGANGAGKSTLLKLICGILKPTHGTVKVKGSISPLIELGAGFDGELPVLDNILMYGIMLGASRQDMHERTESILDFAELKDYAHAPVKALSSGMVARLGFAIATDVKPDILILDEVLSVGDESFKRKSQRRMEEFWEDNSTILVVSHSLEFINQSCEKAIWLNQGKISDVGRASDVIKSYINQVI; encoded by the coding sequence ATGTCTGAAATAATTCGATTAGATGATGTGTCCCTCTGGCGACGAACTCAAGAAGAGTTTTCCTATGACTTAAAGAAAACATTACTATCCTTTACGGAAGGTAAGTATCAAAAGCCTGCCAAAAAGCTAGTGATTGATAGCATAAATCTTAAAATCGATGCAGGTGAAAAAGTTGGAATTATTGGTGCAAACGGAGCGGGTAAGTCTACGTTACTAAAATTAATTTGCGGCATTTTGAAGCCAACCCATGGAACTGTTAAGGTCAAAGGAAGTATTTCACCTTTAATTGAACTGGGTGCTGGCTTTGATGGTGAGTTGCCTGTGCTCGATAATATTTTAATGTATGGAATTATGCTTGGTGCGTCTCGTCAAGATATGCATGAAAGAACTGAGTCTATTCTTGATTTTGCAGAATTAAAAGATTATGCCCATGCCCCTGTAAAGGCTTTATCTTCCGGCATGGTCGCAAGGTTGGGGTTTGCTATTGCAACAGATGTGAAGCCAGATATTTTAATATTAGATGAAGTTCTTTCAGTGGGCGATGAGAGTTTTAAAAGAAAGTCCCAAAGAAGAATGGAGGAATTTTGGGAGGATAACTCAACTATCTTAGTTGTTTCTCATTCCCTAGAGTTTATTAACCAGTCTTGTGAAAAGGCTATTTGGTTAAATCAAGGAAAAATTAGTGATGTAGGAAGAGCCTCAGATGTAATAAAGTCCTATATAAATCAGGTTATTTAG